A single Vanessa atalanta chromosome 25, ilVanAtal1.2, whole genome shotgun sequence DNA region contains:
- the LOC125073794 gene encoding protein transport protein Sec24C isoform X3 — MMNPQYLPPGQNNNAPNNPLGFPPTSQDYNGVQNANIYSQMPPNGPQMDMSQKMQNLNINGPQGQSNIPTSQLPPGQFPPSNFPPMSNFSGQLPPGMKPLGQQSRPPVSSAPQQFPPSMNQTVPHSSAPGQVPQPQNYGQPPMQQVPPNSQPQGPQSSQLGPPPSMARGGQPQMSGPPQAGFQGPPPSSQPGSQPQQMRGPPQPGMQQPNLSGPGFPPNRGPQTGTGGPPQQGQMSGLPPQPMPGQGTPTSQPSFSQSGLTSSHTGLPPQPNMTQSKLPQSGPPGSQGGMPQQPGEVLSQPGPPGISQQPIVSQPGLSSQPGMHSQPRIPQHPGMQPQPGMQPQPGMQPQPGMQQQPGMPPQSGMGSQPGMGSQFGMPPQPGMPSQPGMPSQPGMAPQPGKPPQPGMPPQPGMPPQPGMPQQSGMPSHLGMPPQPGMQTQPGMPPQPGLPQQPGMPPQPGMPPQPGMPPQPGMPPQPGMPPQPGMPPQPGMPPQPGMPPQPSSQYNQYQTMPGLPHMPPPLSQQRQFPAAPGTQPGYNAQYSGMPPIPPQQQQMGAQGYPPFPGQQPSYNPQYQQPPQKRLDPDQMPSPIQVMADDQQNRGGVFVTNEKGLVPPLVTTDFVVDDKGNASPRYIRSSMYSVPVTADLLKQTSMPFCLVISPMAETVGTEQEPPVLDFAALTGSPNMGPVRCSRCKAYMCPNMKFIDAGRHFKCAFCKATTEVPMEYTQYINSMQQYGRVPAEMALGAYEIVATKEYCRNNTLPNPPAVVFVIDVSYNAIKNGLVQTICDNVLDIIESMPKDEQTGKSWTRVGFITYSTTVHFYNIKGTLAQPQMLSVGDVGDMFVPLLEGFLERPEDSGPVLQALLQQLPVMFENNKETETILLPAVQAGLEALKAADTSGQLLVFHTSLPTFNAPGKLINREDRKLLGTDKEKQILSPQTTAYNELGQSCSAAGVCVQLYVCNNSYVDAATLGQLPRLTGGQLHKYTYFTADTDGARLAWDVRRAVTRACAHDAVMRVRTSTGVRATDFFGHFFMSNTTDVELAAIDSDKAVGVEVKHDDKLTGEEGVFVQAALLYTHRSGQRRLRVLNLALALAQQLADVYRSADLDTCVNFLTKQAVWALREAGPRAVREGLTARCARSLAAYRRHCASPSSAGQLVLPESMKLLPLYTSCVLRSDAVAGGPDITCDDRSCAMYRALTADVSQSLAYTYPRLLPLHALPAAPPQPLRASIDKMTDQGVYLLENGVHMLIWVGSQAPADFVRDVFGASSPQHVEAHVCELPELDTPAGRAVRDLVAAVRRQRRSAMRLALVRGGQAEAEFRRLLVEDRGVDGSDSYVEFLMATHKTVQKLL, encoded by the exons ATGATGAATCCACAGTATCTGCCACCAGGGCAGAATAATAATGCACCAAATAATCCACTTGGCTTCCCACCGACATCTCAAGACTATAATGGTGTCCAAAATGCTAACATTTATAGCCAAATGCCACCCAATGGACCTCAGATGGATATGTCTCAAAAGATGCAGAACCTAAACATTAATGGACCACAAGGCCAATCCAATATTCCCACATCTCAATTACCACCTGGTCAATTTCCTCCTTCAAACTTCCCACCAATGTCCAACTTCAGTGGTCAATTGCCACCTGGTATGAAGCCCTTAGGTCAGCAAAGCAGACCTCCAGTAAGCAGTGCTCCACAGCAATTTCCACCATCAATGAACCAAACTGTGCCTCATTCCTCTGCACCAGGGCAAGTACCCCAGCCGCAAAACTATGGTCAGCCTCCAATGCAGCAGGTTCCACCTAACTCTCAACCCCAAGGACCACAGAGTTCTCAGCTTGGCCCCCCACCTTCCATGGCAAGGGGTGGACAACCGCAAATGTCTGGACCTCCCCAAGCTGGCTTCCAAGGTCCGCCACCTTCTAGCCAACCTGGTTCGCAACCTCAACAAATGCGAGGTCCACCTCAACCTGGAATGCAACAACCTAATTTATCTGGACCTGGCTTTCCACCAAATCGCGGGCCACAAACTGGAACTGGTGGTCCACCACAGCAAGGACAAATGTCAGGCTTACCTCCACAACCAATGCCTGGACAGGGAACTCCAACGAGTCAACCTAGCTTTTCACAGTCTGGTTTAACATCTAGTCATACTGGATTGCCTCCTCAACCTAACATGACTCAATCAAAATTACCTCAGTCAGGTCCACCTGGTTCGCAAGGTGGCATGCCACAACAACCAGGTGAAGTACTAAGTCAACCTGGACCACCCGGTATTTCACAACAACCAATTGTAAGTCAACCAGGTCTATCATCACAACCTGGTATGCACTCTCAACCTAGAATACCACAGCATCCTGGAATGCAACCACAACCTGGAATGCAACCACAACCTGGAATGCAACCACAGCCTGGAATGCAACAACAACCTGGTATGCCACCCCAATCTGGTATGGGATCGCAACCTGGTATGGGTTCGCAATTTGGCATGCCACCTCAACCTGGCATGCCATCACAACCTGGAATGCCATCTCAGCCTGGAATGGCACCTCAACCGGGAAAGCCGCCACAACCTGGTATGCCACCGCAACCTGGCATGCCACCTCAACCTGGCATGCCGCAGCAATCTGGGATGCCGTCACATCTTGGTATGCCACCGCAACCAGGCATGCAAACACAGCCAGGTATGCCACCGCAACCTGGCTTGCCACAGCAACCTGGTATGCCGCCACAGCCAGGTATGCCACCGCAACCTGGTATGCCACCACAGCCTGGCATGCCACCGCAACCTGGCATGCCACCGCAACCTGGTATGCCACCTCAGCCTGGCATGCCCCCGCAACCGGGAATGCCTCCACAACCATCTTCACAATATAATCAGTACCAAACGATGCCCGGCTTACCACATATGCCGCCACCACTAAGTCAGCAGAGACAGTTCCCGGCAGCCCCTGGAACTCAGCCTGGATATAATGCTCAATATTCTG GGATGCCACCAATACCACCACAACAACAGCAAATGGGCGCGCAAGGCTACCCGCCTTTCCCAGGCCAACAACCAAGCTACAACCCGCAATACCAGCAACCGCCGCAGAAGCGCCTGGACCCTGACCAGATGCCTAGCCCA ATCCAAGTTATGGCTGATGATCAGCAAAATCGTGGAGGAGTTTTCGTCACCAATGAGAAGGGGCTCGTCCCACCCTTGGTCACGACAGACTTTGTTGTTGACGATAAGGGCAATGCCA GTCCAAGATACATAAGAAGTTCAATGTACAGTGTGCCCGTCACCGCTGATCTCTTGAAACAGACATCAATGCCATTCTGTTTAGTT aTATCACCAATGGCCGAGACAGTAGGTACGGAACAAGAGCCCCCTGTACTCGACTTTGCAGCCCTGACCGGCTCTCCCAACATGGGGCCAGTCCGATGCAGTCGGTGCAAAGCCTACATGTGTCCGAATATGAAGTTTATAGATGCTGGTAGACATTTCAAATGTGCTTTCTGTAAAGCTACAACAGAAG TGCCCATGGAGTACACGCAGTACATCAACAGCATGCAGCAGTACGGTCGCGTGCCGGCGGAGATGGCGCTCGGCGCCTACGAGATCGTCGCCACCAAGGAGTACTGCCGG aATAACACCTTACCAAATCCTCCAGCGGTGGTGTTTGTTATAGATGTCTCATACAACGCTATCAAAAATGGCTTAGTGCAGACGATTTGTGATAATGTTTTGGACATTATTGag TCGATGCCCAAGGACGAACAGACCGGCAAGAGTTGGACTCGTGTGGGTTTCATAACATACAGCACAactgtacatttttataatattaag GGCACACTGGCTCAACCACAAATGCTGTCAGTGGGTGACGTCGGGGACATGTTCGTACCCCTTCTAGAAGGATTCCTCGAGAGGCCAGAAGACAGCGGTCCAGTCCTGCAAGCTCTACTGCAACAATTGCCAGTCATGTTCGAAAACAATAAAGAAACCGAGACGATATTATTACCAGCCGTGCAG GCAGGTTTAGAAGCTCTCAAAGCAGCTGACACATCCGGTCAACTTCTAGTGTTCCACACAAGTCTTCCAACTTTCAACGCTCCGGGGAAACTCATCAATAGAGAAGATAGGAAACTGCTCGGTACAGATAAGGAAAAGCAGATATTAT CGCCGCAGACGACGGCGTACAACGAGCTGGGCCAGTCGTGCTCCGCGGCCGGCGTGTGCGTCCAGCTCTACGTGTGCAACAACTCGTACGTGGACGCCGCCACGCTGGGGCAGCTGCCCCGGCTCACCGGGGGGCAGCTGCACAAGTACACGTACTTCACG GCCGACACGGACGGCGCGCGGCTGGCGTGGGACGTGCGGCGCGCCGTCACGCGCGCGTGCGCGCACGACGCCGTCATGCGCGTGCGCACGTCCACCGGCGTGCGCGCCACCGACTTCTTCGGGCACTTCTTCATGTCCAACACCACGGACGTCGAGCTCGCTGCGATCG ACTCCGACAAGGCGGTGGGCGTGGAGGTGAAGCACGACGACAAGCTGACGGGCGAGGAGGGCGTGTTCGTGCAGGCCGCGCTGCTCTACACGCACCGCAGCGGCCAGCGGCGCCTGCGAGTGCTCAACCTGGCGCTGGCGCTCGCGCAGCAGCTCGCCGACGTGTACCGCTCCGCCGACCTGGACACGTGCGTCAACTTCCTCACCAAGCAGG CCGTGTGGGCGCTGCGCGAGGCGGGCCCGCGCGCCGTGCGCGAGGGGCTGACGGCCCGCTGCGCGCGCTCGCTGGCCGCCTACCGCCGCCACTGCGCCTCGCCCTCCTCCGCCGGCCAGCTCGTGCTGCCCGAGTCCATGAAGCTGCTGCCGCTCTACACCAGCTGCGTGCTGCGCTCCGACGCCGTGGCGGGAG GGCCCGACATCACGTGCGACGACCGCTCGTGCGCCATGTACCGCGCGCTGACGGCCGACGTGTCGCAGTCGCTGGCCTACACGTACCCGCGCCTGCTGCCGCTGCACGCGctgcccgccgcgccgccgcagCCGCTGCGCGCCTCCATCGACAAGATGACGGACCAGGGCGTCTACCTGCTCG AGAACGGAGTGCACATGCTCATCTGGGTCGGGTCGCAGGCGCCCGCGGACTTCGTCCGGGACGTGTTCGGCGCCAGCTCCCCGCAGCACGTGGAGGCGCACGTGTGCGAGCTGCCCGAGCTGGACACGCCGGCCGGCCGCGCCGTGCGCGACCTCGTGGCCGCCGTGCGCCGCCAGCGCCGCAGCGCCATGCGG CTGGCGCTCGTGCGCGGCGGGCAGGCGGAGGCGGAGTTCCGCCGGCTGCTGGTCGAGGACCGCGGGGTCGATGGCTCGGACTCCTACGTCGAATTTCTGATGGCCACGCACAAGACTGTGCAGAAGTTGCT TTAA
- the LOC125073794 gene encoding protein transport protein Sec24C isoform X2: MMNPQYLPPGQNNNAPNNPLGFPPTSQDYNGVQNANIYSQMPPNGPQMDMSQKMQNLNINGPQGQSNIPTSQLPPGQFPPSNFPPMSNFSGQLPPGMKPLGQQSRPPVSSAPQQFPPSMNQTVPHSSAPGQVPQPQNYGQPPMQQVPPNSQPQGPQSSQLGPPPSMARGGQPQMSGPPQAGFQGPPPSSQPGSQPQQMRGPPQPGMQQPNLSGPGFPPNRGPQTGTGGPPQQGQMSGLPPQPMPGQGTPTSQPSFSQSGLTSSHTGLPPQPNMTQSKLPQSGPPGSQGGMPQQPGEVLSQPGPPGISQQPIVSQPGLSSQPGMHSQPRIPQHPGMQPQPGMQPQPGMQPQPGMQQQPGMPPQSGMGSQPGMGSQFGMPPQPGMPSQPGMPSQPGMAPQPGKPPQPGMPPQPGMPPQPGMPQQSGMPSHLGMPPQPGMQTQPGMPPQPGLPQQPGMPPQPGMPPQPGMPPQPGMPPQPGMPPQPGMPPQPGMPPQPGMPPQPSSQYNQYQTMPGLPHMPPPLSQQRQFPAAPGTQPGYNAQYSGMPPIPPQQQQMGAQGYPPFPGQQPSYNPQYQQPPQKRLDPDQMPSPIQVMADDQQNRGGVFVTNEKGLVPPLVTTDFVVDDKGNASPRYIRSSMYSVPVTADLLKQTSMPFCLVISPMAETVGTEQEPPVLDFAALTGSPNMGPVRCSRCKAYMCPNMKFIDAGRHFKCAFCKATTEVPMEYTQYINSMQQYGRVPAEMALGAYEIVATKEYCRNNTLPNPPAVVFVIDVSYNAIKNGLVQTICDNVLDIIESMPKDEQTGKSWTRVGFITYSTTVHFYNIKGTLAQPQMLSVGDVGDMFVPLLEGFLERPEDSGPVLQALLQQLPVMFENNKETETILLPAVQAGLEALKAADTSGQLLVFHTSLPTFNAPGKLINREDRKLLGTDKEKQILSPQTTAYNELGQSCSAAGVCVQLYVCNNSYVDAATLGQLPRLTGGQLHKYTYFTADTDGARLAWDVRRAVTRACAHDAVMRVRTSTGVRATDFFGHFFMSNTTDVELAAIDSDKAVGVEVKHDDKLTGEEGVFVQAALLYTHRSGQRRLRVLNLALALAQQLADVYRSADLDTCVNFLTKQAVWALREAGPRAVREGLTARCARSLAAYRRHCASPSSAGQLVLPESMKLLPLYTSCVLRSDAVAGGPDITCDDRSCAMYRALTADVSQSLAYTYPRLLPLHALPAAPPQPLRASIDKMTDQGVYLLENGVHMLIWVGSQAPADFVRDVFGASSPQHVEAHVCELPELDTPAGRAVRDLVAAVRRQRRSAMRLALVRGGQAEAEFRRLLVEDRGVDGSDSYVEFLMATHKTVQKLL, translated from the exons ATGATGAATCCACAGTATCTGCCACCAGGGCAGAATAATAATGCACCAAATAATCCACTTGGCTTCCCACCGACATCTCAAGACTATAATGGTGTCCAAAATGCTAACATTTATAGCCAAATGCCACCCAATGGACCTCAGATGGATATGTCTCAAAAGATGCAGAACCTAAACATTAATGGACCACAAGGCCAATCCAATATTCCCACATCTCAATTACCACCTGGTCAATTTCCTCCTTCAAACTTCCCACCAATGTCCAACTTCAGTGGTCAATTGCCACCTGGTATGAAGCCCTTAGGTCAGCAAAGCAGACCTCCAGTAAGCAGTGCTCCACAGCAATTTCCACCATCAATGAACCAAACTGTGCCTCATTCCTCTGCACCAGGGCAAGTACCCCAGCCGCAAAACTATGGTCAGCCTCCAATGCAGCAGGTTCCACCTAACTCTCAACCCCAAGGACCACAGAGTTCTCAGCTTGGCCCCCCACCTTCCATGGCAAGGGGTGGACAACCGCAAATGTCTGGACCTCCCCAAGCTGGCTTCCAAGGTCCGCCACCTTCTAGCCAACCTGGTTCGCAACCTCAACAAATGCGAGGTCCACCTCAACCTGGAATGCAACAACCTAATTTATCTGGACCTGGCTTTCCACCAAATCGCGGGCCACAAACTGGAACTGGTGGTCCACCACAGCAAGGACAAATGTCAGGCTTACCTCCACAACCAATGCCTGGACAGGGAACTCCAACGAGTCAACCTAGCTTTTCACAGTCTGGTTTAACATCTAGTCATACTGGATTGCCTCCTCAACCTAACATGACTCAATCAAAATTACCTCAGTCAGGTCCACCTGGTTCGCAAGGTGGCATGCCACAACAACCAGGTGAAGTACTAAGTCAACCTGGACCACCCGGTATTTCACAACAACCAATTGTAAGTCAACCAGGTCTATCATCACAACCTGGTATGCACTCTCAACCTAGAATACCACAGCATCCTGGAATGCAACCACAACCTGGAATGCAACCACAACCTGGAATGCAACCACAGCCTGGAATGCAACAACAACCTGGTATGCCACCCCAATCTGGTATGGGATCGCAACCTGGTATGGGTTCGCAATTTGGCATGCCACCTCAACCTGGCATGCCATCACAACCTGGAATGCCATCTCAGCCTGGAATGGCACCTCAACCGGGAAAGCCGCCACAACCTGGTATGCCACCGCAACCTGGCATGCCACCTCAACCTGGCATGCCGCAGCAATCTGGGATGCCGTCACATCTTGGTATGCCACCGCAACCAGGCATGCAAACACAGCCAGGTATGCCACCGCAACCTGGCTTGCCACAGCAACCTGGTATGCCGCCACAGCCAGGTATGCCACCGCAACCTGGTATGCCACCACAGCCTGGCATGCCACCGCAACCTGGCATGCCACCGCAACCTGGTATGCCACCTCAGCCTGGCATGCCCCCGCAACCGGGAATGCCTCCACAACCATCTTCACAATATAATCAGTACCAAACGATGCCCGGCTTACCACATATGCCGCCACCACTAAGTCAGCAGAGACAGTTCCCGGCAGCCCCTGGAACTCAGCCTGGATATAATGCTCAATATTCTG GGATGCCACCAATACCACCACAACAACAGCAAATGGGCGCGCAAGGCTACCCGCCTTTCCCAGGCCAACAACCAAGCTACAACCCGCAATACCAGCAACCGCCGCAGAAGCGCCTGGACCCTGACCAGATGCCTAGCCCA ATCCAAGTTATGGCTGATGATCAGCAAAATCGTGGAGGAGTTTTCGTCACCAATGAGAAGGGGCTCGTCCCACCCTTGGTCACGACAGACTTTGTTGTTGACGATAAGGGCAATGCCA GTCCAAGATACATAAGAAGTTCAATGTACAGTGTGCCCGTCACCGCTGATCTCTTGAAACAGACATCAATGCCATTCTGTTTAGTT aTATCACCAATGGCCGAGACAGTAGGTACGGAACAAGAGCCCCCTGTACTCGACTTTGCAGCCCTGACCGGCTCTCCCAACATGGGGCCAGTCCGATGCAGTCGGTGCAAAGCCTACATGTGTCCGAATATGAAGTTTATAGATGCTGGTAGACATTTCAAATGTGCTTTCTGTAAAGCTACAACAGAAG TGCCCATGGAGTACACGCAGTACATCAACAGCATGCAGCAGTACGGTCGCGTGCCGGCGGAGATGGCGCTCGGCGCCTACGAGATCGTCGCCACCAAGGAGTACTGCCGG aATAACACCTTACCAAATCCTCCAGCGGTGGTGTTTGTTATAGATGTCTCATACAACGCTATCAAAAATGGCTTAGTGCAGACGATTTGTGATAATGTTTTGGACATTATTGag TCGATGCCCAAGGACGAACAGACCGGCAAGAGTTGGACTCGTGTGGGTTTCATAACATACAGCACAactgtacatttttataatattaag GGCACACTGGCTCAACCACAAATGCTGTCAGTGGGTGACGTCGGGGACATGTTCGTACCCCTTCTAGAAGGATTCCTCGAGAGGCCAGAAGACAGCGGTCCAGTCCTGCAAGCTCTACTGCAACAATTGCCAGTCATGTTCGAAAACAATAAAGAAACCGAGACGATATTATTACCAGCCGTGCAG GCAGGTTTAGAAGCTCTCAAAGCAGCTGACACATCCGGTCAACTTCTAGTGTTCCACACAAGTCTTCCAACTTTCAACGCTCCGGGGAAACTCATCAATAGAGAAGATAGGAAACTGCTCGGTACAGATAAGGAAAAGCAGATATTAT CGCCGCAGACGACGGCGTACAACGAGCTGGGCCAGTCGTGCTCCGCGGCCGGCGTGTGCGTCCAGCTCTACGTGTGCAACAACTCGTACGTGGACGCCGCCACGCTGGGGCAGCTGCCCCGGCTCACCGGGGGGCAGCTGCACAAGTACACGTACTTCACG GCCGACACGGACGGCGCGCGGCTGGCGTGGGACGTGCGGCGCGCCGTCACGCGCGCGTGCGCGCACGACGCCGTCATGCGCGTGCGCACGTCCACCGGCGTGCGCGCCACCGACTTCTTCGGGCACTTCTTCATGTCCAACACCACGGACGTCGAGCTCGCTGCGATCG ACTCCGACAAGGCGGTGGGCGTGGAGGTGAAGCACGACGACAAGCTGACGGGCGAGGAGGGCGTGTTCGTGCAGGCCGCGCTGCTCTACACGCACCGCAGCGGCCAGCGGCGCCTGCGAGTGCTCAACCTGGCGCTGGCGCTCGCGCAGCAGCTCGCCGACGTGTACCGCTCCGCCGACCTGGACACGTGCGTCAACTTCCTCACCAAGCAGG CCGTGTGGGCGCTGCGCGAGGCGGGCCCGCGCGCCGTGCGCGAGGGGCTGACGGCCCGCTGCGCGCGCTCGCTGGCCGCCTACCGCCGCCACTGCGCCTCGCCCTCCTCCGCCGGCCAGCTCGTGCTGCCCGAGTCCATGAAGCTGCTGCCGCTCTACACCAGCTGCGTGCTGCGCTCCGACGCCGTGGCGGGAG GGCCCGACATCACGTGCGACGACCGCTCGTGCGCCATGTACCGCGCGCTGACGGCCGACGTGTCGCAGTCGCTGGCCTACACGTACCCGCGCCTGCTGCCGCTGCACGCGctgcccgccgcgccgccgcagCCGCTGCGCGCCTCCATCGACAAGATGACGGACCAGGGCGTCTACCTGCTCG AGAACGGAGTGCACATGCTCATCTGGGTCGGGTCGCAGGCGCCCGCGGACTTCGTCCGGGACGTGTTCGGCGCCAGCTCCCCGCAGCACGTGGAGGCGCACGTGTGCGAGCTGCCCGAGCTGGACACGCCGGCCGGCCGCGCCGTGCGCGACCTCGTGGCCGCCGTGCGCCGCCAGCGCCGCAGCGCCATGCGG CTGGCGCTCGTGCGCGGCGGGCAGGCGGAGGCGGAGTTCCGCCGGCTGCTGGTCGAGGACCGCGGGGTCGATGGCTCGGACTCCTACGTCGAATTTCTGATGGCCACGCACAAGACTGTGCAGAAGTTGCTGTAG